AGATATCAACATACCTTTCAATAAGGGCCTTTTCTGTATTGCTGGGCAAAATAGCCTCTAATTTTTCTTTTTTTGACGTAACGTTCTTTAAAAGAAAGGTGTATTCTTTATAAAGTTTCTTGTTTTCTCTATAGAGATTAAAGCCTAATATGCCAGTAAAAAGTGCGCTTAAAACAAGTGCGCCTGAGACAAATGAATTAACTCTTCTTATGACATAAGCAGTCTTAAAGATAGAAGGGGTAAAATCGTATTCTTTGAGGGCAAAGTATGCACCAAATGCACCTGGATGTTTGAGGATCAGGGAAGGGTCAGAAATTTCAATGATCTTTTTGAAATCTGGTTCCCAAAATTCTTTATTACCGATCTTTTTAGGACATATCTCTCTGCCTGGGCCAAGGCAAATGGTCTTTTGCACTTGAATATTGTGTAGTCTTTCCACATTTTGACGCACAAGTTCAAAGGTTTGTTCTAGCATGGTGAGGTCAACGCTTCCTGTGACGTCAAGGGGTATAATTTGGCTATAGAGTGGAATTTTTTCCCTGGTTACCAGGATCTCAAGCCCTTTTTCTCTAAAGATGGCTGCCATGACAGGCCCTTTAGTGATAGCTCCTAGGAGCCCTGCAATAGATGATATTTCTGAAAATATGCCTTTAATCCTAATATTTTTATTTTTTAAAGCGATATCAAGGGGAACGGATATATCAGCAGCGGACAGAGAGACTATAGAAAGCCTTTCTTGGCCTTCGGTACTCGAGATCTTCTTAATCCTGTGAACCAGGTTCATCCCCTCTTCTAAAAGGGCCTCTTGTCGAATTCTTTCGTTTATCTGCAGTCTGAGGATTTCTTTTTTTGTCTTTGGAAAATCTGATAACATTATGTGAGAGTTTTTAGATAATATACTCACAAATAGGTCTTCTTTTTTATGACCAGGTTCAAAAAAGTTCTCATGAGAAATTACCTTGAGAGGCCCCTTTCCCTCCTTTGCGATAAAAAAGGACCGCCATTGTCCTTCAAAGGCGTTATATTCAAGTAGCCGCATTTTAATTTTCAAGAATGATAAGATCTTTTCTGATCCAACCATGTTTTTTGTTACCTTTTGCATCAAATACAGTTATCTCCACCCAACTTTCTCTTTCATTGACCACATTAAATCTGTCACCTAAGGCGGCGGTAGTCAGTTGAGGGAACATCCTTCCTGGTCCTTCTCTGACAATAGCTCTTTTTACCCGAATTATGGCTACCTGTGACTTTTTTTCTTCACTGGAGAAGTTGCTCTTAAAAATGTTAAGAATCCCCTTTGGGGAATGAAATATATTTTTTTGAATTATCAGATTTAGTCCCAAAAAAAATAGGGTGAATCCTAAAACAAGACTAAATAGGATAGGCAAATAGGATTTATTGGATTTTTCGGTCAATAGCTCAGGCAAGGTTTCACGTGCGTTCTTTATTATTTCTTTGGTGATCCTTTTACATCGTTTTGATGCAGCTACTAATAGGGCTCGGTCCATAAGTTTATTTATGAGCCTTGGGATCCCTTTAGTATAATTAAAAACGCAGTTTAAAGCCGATGAAGTGATTTCGATATCTCCTCTGCCGGCTTTGTTTAATCTAAAGGTTATGTATTCTTGTGTTTCACTTTTATTTAGGGGTCTAAGGTGTTCGTTTACAGTAATCCTCTGTACCAACTGGCCTAAGCCCTTGGATTTTAGGATATCATTTAATTCCGGTTGTCCTAGGAGAAGGATCTGGAGAAGTTTTTTTTTACCTGTCTCTATATTTGACAGAAGCCGTAACTGTTCAATGGTCTCTATTGGCAGATTTTGGGCCTCATCTATAATAATTACAAGTTCCTTTCCTTCAGCTGCAAGTTCAATAATTGCCTTTTCAAATTTTTTAAATAAAAAGGCTGTTTCACAGTCGTTTTCAACATTGATGTTTATCTCTTCTAAGATTAGTTTAAGGAGCCCACGGGGTGAAACTGTGGGTGCAACCACTACTGCTGTAACCTTGTCTGGCGGGAGTTCATCAATAAACATCCTTAAGAGTAAGGATTTTCCAGTGCCGGCCTCTCCGGTCAGGACTAAGAAACCCTCTCCTCGATTTATTCCAAAGACAAGGACCTCTTTTGCTCGAAGGTGTGGTTTGGCAGGGAAGAAAAAGGAAGGATCAGGCAAGAGCTTAAAGGGATGCTCTCTGAAGCCAAAATAGTTGAGATAATCTAAATGATTACTTGCCTGTTCCATTACTGAATCTTGCCCATGAGTTCATAAATTGGCCCTAGGAGTCCCAGGGCAATAATAACAAATATGAGCCCTGATACCACAATTAAGGCTGGTTCAAGAGTCTTTGCCATAGCATCCACAAGTTTATTTACTTTATCAAGATAAAACCTTGCAAGTATTTGGAGCTGGCCAGGCATATCCCCAGTCTGTTCGCCCACTCCAATCATCCTCAAGATGAATGGTTCAAACAATTTTATCTTTGAAAATGACTCAGTGAGTCCATTTCCATCCATGACATCCATCCTAACCGAATTAATTGCCCTTTTGAGTACCTGATGGCTGACAGATTTTTCCATGATCTCAAGGCTTCTCACAATATCTATCCCCGCCTTGGTAAGGAGAGCCAAGTATTCAAAGAAGAAGGCGAGTTGTGAGGCCTTAAGGACATTTCCCAGAATAGGCATATATGACCACATAAGGTCCCAATAGTATTTGAGGCGATCATTCTTCTTTGAGACAATATAAAGGATTAAAAGGGCAAATACTGACAGGGGGATTACCTGCCAATAGACCTTAAATATGTCAACAGAAACTATGAGTAGCTTTGTGGTTTGGGGAAGATTCTTCATCCCAAGCCCTGTGAATAGAGATAGGATCTGAGGAAGGACATAAAGCATCCAAAATATGAGAGCCCCTGTCATAGCAGTTGCAACAAAGGCTGGATATGTAATGGCCCTTTTTGTATTTGAGATAATCTCCTCAACTCTCTCAATATGTGTTGCGGCATCTTCAAGGGTCCTGTCAAGAGAACCGGTCTCTTCCCCTATGGTGACGAGTACGAGGACAATTTTACCAAACACCCTAGGCTGCTCTTTCATAGCCTCTGAAAGGAGTTGGCCTTCGTCAATCCTCTTTAATATCTTACCCAAAGCCTTTTTGAGAGCAGGGTCACCTGGGCTCTTGTAAAGGTCCTCAATTGCCTGTTTTATTGGCACTCCACCCCTTATAAGGAGGCTCAAGTTTCTGAAAAATTCCGCCAGAATGGGACGTTTTATCTTTTGGGGAATAAAAGAGAGATCAAAAGAAAATTTTTTTTTGTAGTCTAAGAGCGTAAGGCCTCTTTGCCTGAGATCCTGATACAATGCCCCTACTGAAGGGTATTCTCCTTCATCTTTTATCCTTTCACCAGTATTTGTGAGGGCCTCATAGATGTAGTGTGGCATTATCCGATTACCCTCTGGTATTCTTCAATGCTCGTTTCTCCCCTGGTGATTTTTTTTATACCTGCCTGGGCAAAGTCGTAAAAACCTTCCTTACGCGCCTGTGCTTCTATTTCTCCCAGTGGCGCTTCCTGTGCAATGAGTGTAAGGATTGTTTTGGATAAATATAACACCTCTCCAACTACTGTTCTGCCTGAATATCCTGTATTTTGACACTCCGGACATCCTGTTGCTCTATAAAATGTGCCATCTGGCGGCAGATTGAGTTCTTTTAGGAGACCTGGTTCAGGATCATAGGGCTCCTTGCATTTTGGACACAACCTGCGCAAAAGCCGCTGGGCAATTACACCTATTAGAGAAGTAGAGAGTAGATATGGAGAGATCCCAAGGTCAATCAACCTCGCGATGGCTCCTAGGGTAGTATTGGTATGGAGGGTAGACAGCACTAGGTGACCTGTGAGGGCAGCCCTGGTTGCCAGTACTGCCGTTTCCTCATCCCTGATTTCCCCTACCAGTATCACATCTGGGTCTTGCCTCAAAAATGTTCTAATAGCAGATGAAAAGGTATAGCCAGCCCGCTCGTTAACCTGGGTTTGTCTTATCATAAGGAATTCATATTCTATTGGATCTTCTACTGTAATTATGTTTTTCCCTATGGCATCCTGTTCTCTGAGAGCTGCATAGAGGGTGGTTGTCTTACCACTGCCTGTTGGCCCTGTAACAAGGACCATCCCATGGGGTCTGGCAAATAGGGTCCGTATCTTTTTCAGTTGGTCATCTTCAAAACCAAGGTCCACAATGGATAGGACATTTCCCCCTCTTGATGGTAGAAGCCTAAGAACCATATTTTCCCCAAAATTTGTTCGTACAGAAGAGACCCTTATGTCAAAGGAGTCTCCCAGAAATTCGAAGGTCATTCGGCCGTCTTGGGGTTTTCTCTGTTCAGAAATGTCCATTCCAGAACGCACCTTGATATTGGTTATGAGCCTATGATGGATTGATGATGGAAATACATGAGCAGGCCGTAGTACTCCATCAATCCTAAACATGACTCTGGAAGAGACATCGCTTGGGGTAAGGTGGATGTCTGTGGTGCGTTTGCTAACAGCTGACGTCAAAATTAGGTCAACTAGCTGGTTAACATCTATATTAGCGTTTGGATTGGTCCTCAACCTTGTGGTGACCTCTTCAATGGCCTCATCCGCAGGGTGTTCCAAAAGGTGATAGAACCACTCAATGAGTTTTTCAAGCTCATCTCTTGCGCCTATGTGTGGCCTAGGCTGAAGACCAGTAAGCCTAAAGACTATTTCCTGAATTCCCGTATCGTAGGGATCCGAGATTGCAACGTGGATCTCCGCACCGTCAATCCAGAGAGGAAGAATCTTTTTTTGTCTTGCAGCCTGTACAGGCAGACGCTTTAGGCACTCTTGATCAGGGGTAAATGTCCTAAGATCAATAAAAGGGAGACCACTTTGTGCTGCAAGGGCCTTGGAGAGCTCGGTCTCTGTGACAAGGCCAAGGCGTGTAAGACACTCTCCTAGGCGCTCCCCAGTGGCCTTTTGCTCTTGGAGAGCAAATTCAATCTCATTTTCTTCAATAAGCCCGTGCTCCTTAAGGAGCTGGCCAATGGGGAGCGCAGTTTGCGGCATATCGGATATTGTAGCCTAACAACAAATGTATTTTAGAATTTAATATATAGGCTTCCAATACTACCGCTACTCGAAACATATTGTTCATTTGCAATCACTGAGCCCGTATTGTATATACCATCATCAAGTTTCTGATCGATTTCCATTGCTACATCCCAGGGAAGATTATCCAGTTTGAACCAGTGACCTGCAGTACCCCCAGTAGGAGTTGTCCAATAAAAATAGATATTGTCTCCGAAAACGTGATGAGGTGTATCGCCAGAATTTCCACTATAGCTTCCCGTTATTAGACCTGAGAGCCGAAGGTCTTCGAATAGGTAATAACCTTCAGTAGTATCTACCTGCCCATTTCCATTCCCATTGTGTTGATCGCCTTCAGGAATATTAGAAAGATTTTCATCGCCAGGATACATACCATAACGGTCATAAAAAGTTAGAATAGCGGCCCTTAAACCATTTACTTGATTAATGACATTTTTGACCTTAGCTTCTTGAATAAGAGATTGTCCTTTCATAATAGCTCCTACAATTAATCCAATAATGACTAACACTATGGCCATTTCCACAAGGGTAAAGCCACCTTGGTTTTTTAAGGATTTTTTTATTTTCATCATAAGACCTCCTAAACTCAAATAATTTGAAAAAAGATTCTACCTTATATCAGATCGGTTTTTTAAAAATTTTTCTTTAGTTTTTTTAATGAACTCCTTTAATAAATTTTTTTCACAAGATAAAAAATAATAATTTATTTCGAGCATATCAAGAGGTTGATCTTCATAGATCCATATCGATTTTTTTGAATTGTTTTTTTTGGGTACGGATATAAACATTGGATCAAGTTTGTGTTCTTAAATGAAAATTTAAACAGCCTACTTGAAAGGCGCTACTGTGTTGCTGTCCAGACAAAAAGATTTGGACTTAATGTGATTTTGTTTCTAATGCTCATTTTTTGTAGAAAAGTTCCCTTTGTCCATGCTTGCTTTGATTGGTATTATTTATTCAAAAAATCGACTATATTTTTTATAGTTCGGCAAGGCGTTTCGTCTAATCCTATTACTGGATGGAATATACCGGATATAGTGGTAAAGGTTATTGGTAAAATTATCAATTTAACGATAACATAGGAGCACATTAAACGCGTTAAATACGGTAAGACCACTTCATATCTTTCTGTTTTTAGAATAAGTCTTTTTTGAAGTTGCATTTTTCCCAGTGGCTCTTGATTTCAGTCAGAAGACACTGATGTAAGAGTTTGTGTGTTTTTCTCCTTGCGGAAAAAATAATAAAATAATATAACAGCTATGGTCTGAAATCTCTAGAAAAGGAGGTTGTATGCTATTTAAGGGGAAGGCCTGGAAGTTTGGCGAAAATATAGATACAGATGCAATTATCCCCGCACGGTATCTAAATACATCCGATCCTCAAGAACTAGCAAAGCATTGCATGGAGGATGCTGACAGAGAATTTCCAAACAAAGTTCAACCTGGGGACATAATTGTTGCTGGGAAAAATTTTGGCTGTGGTTCATCAAGAGAGCATGCACCCATTGCAATTAAGGCTGCAGGGGTCTCGTGTGTAATTGCCCCAAGTTTTGCAAGGATTTTTTATAGAAACGCATTTAATATGGGGCTCCCTATATTTGAGTGCAGTGAGGCGGCTCGCGAGATAAATGAAGGAGACGAATTGGAAGTCGATGCAGATAATGGAGAGATAAGAAATCTTACAACAGGAAAGACCTATAAAGCCCAGCCCATACCAGCATTTATGCAGGAGCTCATACGAGACGGGGGGCTTATTGCGCATATATTAAAAGGAATGAAGAAAGGTTCTGATGGAAAAATGGCCTGTGATTGTACAGGTTGTAGTGTAAGAGGATAAACAACACGGGAGGTTTAAGATACTATGAAGCAATACAAGATAGCAGTAATACCAGGAGACGGAACAGGACCTGAGGTCGTTCGTGAAGGTGTCAAGGTGCTTGATGCGGCAAAAGAGCGTTTTGGTTTTGATATCGAATACACATGGTTTGACTATGGTGGAGACAGATATTTAAAGACTGGCGAAGTGTTGCCTGAGAATGCGGTAGATAAATTGAAAAAGTACGATGCCATTTATCTCGGCGCAATAGGTCACCCAGATGTAAAACCGGGAATACTTGAAAAAGGAATACTACTGTACCTTCGTTTCGCCTTGGACCAATATATAAATCTCAGGCCCGTTGTGCTCTATCCCGGAGTTGATACCCCACTTAAGGATAAAGGCCCAGAGGATATAGATTTTGTAGTTGTAAGGGAAAACACAGAGGGGCTTTATGCAGGAGCAGGCGGGGTGCTCAAGAAGGGCACTCCTGATGAAGTGGCAATCCAAGAGTCCATCAATACAAGAAAAGGGGTTGAGCGTTGTATACGTTTTGCCTTTGAATATGCTCGTAGGCGCAACAAGAAGAAAAAAGTCACGCTTTGTGGAAAGACTAATGTCCTCACCTATGCATTTGATCTCTGGGAAAGAACCTTCTATGAAGTGGCAAAAGAGTATCCAGATATAGAGACAGACTATGCCCACGTGGATGCCACATGTATGTGGATGGTAAAAAACCCTGAGTGGTTTGACGTGATCGTTACTGATAACATGTTTGGTGATATTATCACAGACTTAGGAGCCATGATTCAGGGAGGCATGGGAATAGCAGCAGGTGGTAACATAAATCCTGAAGGCGTTTCAATGTTTGAGCCCATAGGTGGGTCTGCCCCCAAATATACAGGTAAAAATGTCATCAATCCCCTTGCTGCTATCTGTGCAGGCCAGATGATGCTAGATTACCTTGAAGAAAGAGAGGCAGCCGCGGCCATTGAAAATGCCGTAAAAGAAGTGGTTTCAAAGCACCTGAAGAGCCTGTCTGCTGGTAAGATGGGCTACAGCACCACTGAGGTAGGAGACTTGGTTGCAAAGTACGTAAAAGAAGGGGTGTAGTAACTACTCCCGGCTCTAGTAACAGTCAGTGTTTCATAAAACATTTTTAAGTGAGTGCTTACAGGGCCTTTTGGATGTTTCTTGAACATCGCACATCTCAACACAGAGGAAAAAGAGGGCCTGTGAGCACTTTCGTAGTGTAGACAGGAGGCCAAGAAAAAATGAGTACAGGATTTAGTGTTGCAGTTGCAGGGGCCACAGGCGCTGTTGGCCAGATGATGATAAGGGTTCTTGAAGAGCGGGATTTCCCTGTCAGGGAAATCAAATTTCTCGCCTCAGAACGATCTGTCGGTAAGAAACTAAAATTTAAGGGGGAAGAAATACCTGTACAAAAATTAGACCATGATTCCTTTAAAGGAGTTGAGATTGCCCTCTTTTCCGCTGGTGGCGACAGATCAAAGACCTATGCCCCATCTGCTGCAAAGGCAGGAGCGACTGTAATTGACAACTCAAGTGCCTGGCGAATGGACCCTGATGTGCCACTAATAGTGCCAGAGGTAAATCCCCATGCAGTTAAAGAGGCCTCAAAAAAGGGAATCATTGCAAACCCCAATTGTTCAACTATCCAGATGGTTGTGGTTTTAAAGCCGCTTTACGACTATTCAAAGATCAAGCGCATTGTGGTGTCCACCTATCAGGCAGTGTCTGGTACTGGACTTAAGGCAATTCGTGAGCTTGAGGAACAAGTCTTAATGTGGACGGACAGGAGACGTAGGGAAGGGGAGAATGTAGCGCCCAAGGCCAGTTCTGGGATGTCTTACGGTTATGTAGGCGAGTATGAGTACAATGCATATCCCCATCAGATTGCCTTCAATTGTCTGCCTCACATCGATGTGTTCCAGGAAAATGGATACACAAAAGAAGAGATGAAGATGGTCAACGAGACTAGGAAGATCCTCGAAGACCCTGATATAATGGTTAGTGCAACATGTGTACGAGTGCCTGTCTTCTACAGCCACAGCGAGGCAGTGAATATTGAGTTTGAGAAAAAGGTAGGTGCTGAGAAGGCCAGAGATATTCTATCAAAGGCCTCCGGAGTTAAAGTTGTTGATAATCCAGAAAAATTCCAATATCCCCTGGCATTAGTTGCCGAAGACCAGGACTTAACATTGGTGGGAAGAATTAGGGATGATATTTCCAATCCAAATGGTCTCGATCTATGGATTGTGGCAGACAATATCCGAAAGGGTGCTGCCACCAATGCAGTGCAGATAGCAGAATTATTGGTGTAACTTAAATCCTGCTTTTTCTCTTTTTCACTGCCCTTTGGGATTGCCAATTTTGCTCGGGGCTCGCATCTTGGGCAAACTTGGCAATTGCAGGATTTAGGTGTAAAGACCGCCCCTGCGGTTTACCGCAGGGGAATATAAATTCACTGGTTTGATATTATTTTGGATTTCAAAAGGTATTTCTAATTTAATAAAGGAGGTGCGGTATGGCCACCAGAGACTTTGAGAGGGCGTTAGAGGTTGGTAGACCTCCCAATGTAAAAAGGCTCTTTCCAAATTCTAAGGCTCTTATAGTTAGTGGAAAGGTAATTGATAGGGCCTTGTTAAAAAAGGGTAAGGCCATGACCATTGCTGCAAATGGCAGGAATTACTTTGTTATTAGAGGTGCTCTTCTCGCAGCTCAGAGGGCAAATGCAGCCATAATCATTGAAATTGCAAAGTCTGAGGGAGGGAGAAATGCTTATTGTGCAATAAATTTCTGGAATTTGGCCAGAATTACTGATCAGCTAATGAATGAATTAGGGATAACAGTTCCAGTGGCAATTCATGCAGATCACTATGGGATTAAAAAGAAAGAAGATGTTGAGGCAGCAAAGATAGAAATTCCGTCCATATTCGATGCTGGCATTACCTCAATAGCTATTGATGCCTCTCATATGAATGATGACGAAAATCTCCTTGCCAACATTGAACTATCCCCATATGTGCCCACTTGGGCTGGCTATGAGACAGAAGTTGGAGAGATCAAAGGGAAAGAAGGTTTGAGCACTCCTGAAGAAGCACTCTTTTTAATAAAGGGACTTAATGCTCACAACATATTTCCAGACTGGATTGCATTGAATAATGGTACAACCCATGGCATTCAGGATAGTGATCAGGGTATTCAGGTGGCTCTTACCCAAGAGATCCATAAGGCCCTAGAGCCCTATAAGTTGTCTGGTGCGCAACATGGCACATCAGGTAACAGCTCTGAGAGACTAAAGGAAATAGCACAGAAGACGAATACCACTAAGGCCAATGTGGCTACAGCCCTTCAGATGCTCTCTTGGGGGGTAGAGGTC
This is a stretch of genomic DNA from Dissulfuribacter thermophilus. It encodes these proteins:
- a CDS encoding AAA family ATPase, whose protein sequence is MEQASNHLDYLNYFGFREHPFKLLPDPSFFFPAKPHLRAKEVLVFGINRGEGFLVLTGEAGTGKSLLLRMFIDELPPDKVTAVVVAPTVSPRGLLKLILEEININVENDCETAFLFKKFEKAIIELAAEGKELVIIIDEAQNLPIETIEQLRLLSNIETGKKKLLQILLLGQPELNDILKSKGLGQLVQRITVNEHLRPLNKSETQEYITFRLNKAGRGDIEITSSALNCVFNYTKGIPRLINKLMDRALLVAASKRCKRITKEIIKNARETLPELLTEKSNKSYLPILFSLVLGFTLFFLGLNLIIQKNIFHSPKGILNIFKSNFSSEEKKSQVAIIRVKRAIVREGPGRMFPQLTTAALGDRFNVVNERESWVEITVFDAKGNKKHGWIRKDLIILEN
- a CDS encoding type II secretion system F family protein; translated protein: MPHYIYEALTNTGERIKDEGEYPSVGALYQDLRQRGLTLLDYKKKFSFDLSFIPQKIKRPILAEFFRNLSLLIRGGVPIKQAIEDLYKSPGDPALKKALGKILKRIDEGQLLSEAMKEQPRVFGKIVLVLVTIGEETGSLDRTLEDAATHIERVEEIISNTKRAITYPAFVATAMTGALIFWMLYVLPQILSLFTGLGMKNLPQTTKLLIVSVDIFKVYWQVIPLSVFALLILYIVSKKNDRLKYYWDLMWSYMPILGNVLKASQLAFFFEYLALLTKAGIDIVRSLEIMEKSVSHQVLKRAINSVRMDVMDGNGLTESFSKIKLFEPFILRMIGVGEQTGDMPGQLQILARFYLDKVNKLVDAMAKTLEPALIVVSGLIFVIIALGLLGPIYELMGKIQ
- a CDS encoding GspE/PulE family protein, coding for MPQTALPIGQLLKEHGLIEENEIEFALQEQKATGERLGECLTRLGLVTETELSKALAAQSGLPFIDLRTFTPDQECLKRLPVQAARQKKILPLWIDGAEIHVAISDPYDTGIQEIVFRLTGLQPRPHIGARDELEKLIEWFYHLLEHPADEAIEEVTTRLRTNPNANIDVNQLVDLILTSAVSKRTTDIHLTPSDVSSRVMFRIDGVLRPAHVFPSSIHHRLITNIKVRSGMDISEQRKPQDGRMTFEFLGDSFDIRVSSVRTNFGENMVLRLLPSRGGNVLSIVDLGFEDDQLKKIRTLFARPHGMVLVTGPTGSGKTTTLYAALREQDAIGKNIITVEDPIEYEFLMIRQTQVNERAGYTFSSAIRTFLRQDPDVILVGEIRDEETAVLATRAALTGHLVLSTLHTNTTLGAIARLIDLGISPYLLSTSLIGVIAQRLLRRLCPKCKEPYDPEPGLLKELNLPPDGTFYRATGCPECQNTGYSGRTVVGEVLYLSKTILTLIAQEAPLGEIEAQARKEGFYDFAQAGIKKITRGETSIEEYQRVIG
- a CDS encoding type II secretion system protein, with protein sequence MMKIKKSLKNQGGFTLVEMAIVLVIIGLIVGAIMKGQSLIQEAKVKNVINQVNGLRAAILTFYDRYGMYPGDENLSNIPEGDQHNGNGNGQVDTTEGYYLFEDLRLSGLITGSYSGNSGDTPHHVFGDNIYFYWTTPTGGTAGHWFKLDNLPWDVAMEIDQKLDDGIYNTGSVIANEQYVSSSGSIGSLYIKF
- the leuD gene encoding 3-isopropylmalate dehydratase small subunit — its product is MLFKGKAWKFGENIDTDAIIPARYLNTSDPQELAKHCMEDADREFPNKVQPGDIIVAGKNFGCGSSREHAPIAIKAAGVSCVIAPSFARIFYRNAFNMGLPIFECSEAAREINEGDELEVDADNGEIRNLTTGKTYKAQPIPAFMQELIRDGGLIAHILKGMKKGSDGKMACDCTGCSVRG
- a CDS encoding 3-isopropylmalate dehydrogenase; protein product: MKQYKIAVIPGDGTGPEVVREGVKVLDAAKERFGFDIEYTWFDYGGDRYLKTGEVLPENAVDKLKKYDAIYLGAIGHPDVKPGILEKGILLYLRFALDQYINLRPVVLYPGVDTPLKDKGPEDIDFVVVRENTEGLYAGAGGVLKKGTPDEVAIQESINTRKGVERCIRFAFEYARRRNKKKKVTLCGKTNVLTYAFDLWERTFYEVAKEYPDIETDYAHVDATCMWMVKNPEWFDVIVTDNMFGDIITDLGAMIQGGMGIAAGGNINPEGVSMFEPIGGSAPKYTGKNVINPLAAICAGQMMLDYLEEREAAAAIENAVKEVVSKHLKSLSAGKMGYSTTEVGDLVAKYVKEGV
- a CDS encoding aspartate-semialdehyde dehydrogenase, whose protein sequence is MSTGFSVAVAGATGAVGQMMIRVLEERDFPVREIKFLASERSVGKKLKFKGEEIPVQKLDHDSFKGVEIALFSAGGDRSKTYAPSAAKAGATVIDNSSAWRMDPDVPLIVPEVNPHAVKEASKKGIIANPNCSTIQMVVVLKPLYDYSKIKRIVVSTYQAVSGTGLKAIRELEEQVLMWTDRRRREGENVAPKASSGMSYGYVGEYEYNAYPHQIAFNCLPHIDVFQENGYTKEEMKMVNETRKILEDPDIMVSATCVRVPVFYSHSEAVNIEFEKKVGAEKARDILSKASGVKVVDNPEKFQYPLALVAEDQDLTLVGRIRDDISNPNGLDLWIVADNIRKGAATNAVQIAELLV
- a CDS encoding class II fructose-bisphosphate aldolase, giving the protein MATRDFERALEVGRPPNVKRLFPNSKALIVSGKVIDRALLKKGKAMTIAANGRNYFVIRGALLAAQRANAAIIIEIAKSEGGRNAYCAINFWNLARITDQLMNELGITVPVAIHADHYGIKKKEDVEAAKIEIPSIFDAGITSIAIDASHMNDDENLLANIELSPYVPTWAGYETEVGEIKGKEGLSTPEEALFLIKGLNAHNIFPDWIALNNGTTHGIQDSDQGIQVALTQEIHKALEPYKLSGAQHGTSGNSSERLKEIAQKTNTTKANVATALQMLSWGVEVNDYGNAVLNEDGTPKKIPGEGVTEELWEEMLSYAKEKGLKGGNFKKLNLPFENKLLGQSREVRERMAKRVEDFVYHLLTDVFNATDTAQLAIDLICEKGSYDLGPKAERIENPEEWTEEKIREKAKAISRDRGPEGDFDD